Proteins from one Argopecten irradians isolate NY chromosome 15, Ai_NY, whole genome shotgun sequence genomic window:
- the LOC138308593 gene encoding zinc finger CCHC domain-containing protein 10-like yields the protein MSSTTSQSATVTEENGAASYAAVATPARTSLYRERLRVDGYLTNCETGDRIVIVKKLENPLPTSMTIGGKYRAMIRHRGQPNENAHCSNCLQAGHVARDCINDKVCRHCKSPGHIQSNCPSLLKDDNSADESSDDESDSEDDDEQIDDGNETKSESQTETHKPPIATDTTNVPSTDITPVPSSGSTNVPSSAAESTDSKDEPRKRKKSKKSKGKKQESKQPQNQTIIDSFLKETPSRKSSQLPSDVRSPLDELNNTPKKKCNAK from the exons ATGAGTTCTACGACGAGTCAATCGGCCACAGTGACCGAGGAAAATGGCGCCGCCTCATATGCAGCCGTTGCTACTCCAGCCAGAACG AGCCTATATAGAGAAAGACTTAGAGTAGATGGATACCTCACCAATTGTGAAACCGGTGACCGAATAGTTATTGTCAAGAAGCTGGAAAATCCACTTCCAACATCAATGACCATAGGGGGAAAATACAGAGCCATGATAAGACACAGAGGTCAACCCAATGAGAACGCTCACTGTAGCAACTGTCTGCAGGCTGGCCACGTAGCCAGAGACTGTATTAACGATAAAGTGTGCAGACATTGCAAGAGCCCAGGTCATATCCAGTCTAACTGTCCTTCATTGTTGAAAGATGACAATAGCGCTGATGAAAGCTCCGATGATGAGAGCGACAGCGAAGATGACGACGAACAAATCGATGATGGCAATGAAACTAAGTCCGAAAGCCAAACGGAAACCCATAAGCCTCCAATTGCAACTGATACAACCAATGTGCCCTCAACAGACATAACCCCTGTGCCCTCATCCGGATCAACAAATGTGCCCTCATCAGCAGCAGAGTCAACAGATTCCAAAGATGAGCCAAGAAAacgaaaaaagagcaaaaaatCAAAAGGTAAAAAACAAGAAAGTAAACAACCACAGAATCAGACAATCATAGACTCTTTCCTGAAAGAGACTCCCTCCAGAAAATCAAGTCAACTCCCGTCGGATGTCAGATCCCCACTGGATGAACTGAACAATACcccaaagaaaaaatgtaatgcCAAATGA